The DNA region tacctttttatttttatgttttcaattctCAGATTAATAGGAACGTTTAATTTTCACATTCTGGTCTACAGTAACAGCATTTTCCTTATAAAATATGGCTGCTTCCATTTACAGCAACTAATCACCTCACCCTTTCAAAAAATGAGCACTTTCCACCAAATATAAGTAGACATAAGtactcctcatttttttttaatagatccTTATCACAGTGGGCCATAACAAATAGTCTTACAACGAATCCACTTATGTGCATATTAAAAATCTTGTACAACTTCATAATGTGACCAACTAAACCATTGCAGCTAAACAACCTCAATCATCTGAAACAAGAATAAGGAGACATAAGTAATCATCCTTGTTAAAGACAAGAAGCACGACCCTACTTGTTAGCATGGCAGTAAGTGCCTTGAAAAAGGAGCACTTTACACTAAATACCccctcatttttttaatagatctTTATCCCCATGGGGCAGAAAAAAGATAAGTCTTATAAAAACCCACTTTAAGTGCATATCCTAGTACGACTTTAAAATGATACCAATTAAACAAtttctgctaaaaaaaaaaaagacctcaATCATCTGAAACAAGAATCAGGGGACATAAGGAATCATCCTtgttaaagaaaacagaagcaTGACCCTGCTTATTAACAtggacataagtaccttcagaCTTCTATCAGGCCCATTCCAGCATTTGTCACCATTTGAAAATATCATGACTCTGTATGCATCCTCAAATTTGTTCCAGCGCctatttacaaaaagaaaaatggagaaaataaaataagacacGAGTTCattgaaaatgaagaaatatgtAAACCtctgaaagagagaaaaatgtcAAAGTAAGGTGAACCACATTGTGCGTGCATGCATGTAGAGACCATGTCTACATCATACACAAAAATGAGAAACCTATATACTTGAATATTTCCAGAGCAAACGCCAGAAGGAATATCAGAAGATGTGATGAACCCGCAAGAATTGGCTACAAGTCTATTGCATGCAAACTGACAAGCTAAGGTGATAGATATGCATTAGGATGGTACCAATTACTTGTAGTCTATACCAGGAGATGTAATCATCTAAGAGATGGTACAATTATGTCATTTTCATTATTCAATGTACCATTCTTCTTGATGCCAGGACATCAATCTAGAACAAATTGATTGACTGGACAACCAAGATACTCAAGTGCAACATCTCTGACAAAGATCTCCGAAAATCATACCTCAAATAATACATGCATAAAAAGAACCCAGAAAGCTAGAAATGCAAAGTACGTAATGATATGTAATAGATACCAACCCCAAACGAGTTGTAGTATGCCCCTCCTCCTGGGAAGCTTGTTTATATGGGCAGACTTTGTAAACATACCTGAACCAAAATTTGATTGCCCAAAGGGAAGAAAAACGAAAATGATTACTATTGCAATTTCCTTGAAAACCCAAAACATCATATGAAGACATTAACAGTCTAGGGTAAGACAAAATTTCTAACTTGTTCTCCTTGCCCTCAAAGCAACGTCCATAGAATGAATAGAACTCCTTCTCAGGCCCTGTGATATTAAAACTTGAGTTCAGCTTATGGAAGCCAAGTGACCAACAAACTTCCTTACAATGAAGATAAATGGTACAGCATAAATATAGATACAGTCCATTATGTACTAACCAAAATCATGTTTCAGCTTTTGTGACAAACTTGATATTCTTGACTCAATTTTAGACAACTTGGCACTGGACTCGTCATATTCTTTGCGTACATGAGCAGCCTCTAAAGAAGTCAAAATGATACAGAGAAAGTCATTTCCTTGCATTCATTTCCATTGCTGAGTACTATATAACTTAAAACTTTAGTTTGTACCTGACTGGTTCACTGGAGTCTGGAATAAATTAACAGCACGTAGAACGTTTTGTACAGTCTTTTGTATCTTCTCCAACCAAGATGGGTTACTTGGGGTTGTTATATCTAAAATAAGTTAGATTATTAAACGTAGGTTATATATCAAAACAGCTTGCATTGAAGGATAACAACTTATTCACATAGAACGAACTGTTGCAAACCTGACAAGTCTGATTCAATTTCTGAGTCAAAATTGTACGAAGAACTAGATTCATCATGATCCTCCTCCCTAAAATCTTCATCTACCTCATCTTCtacatcatcattatcatcatcatatcTTCCGTTGTCATTATCGGTTTCAGAAGCGTAGCCATCAGATTCTTCACCATGTGTGCCCCCAGGCATCTCTTCATGATCATTGTCTTTTGTAGCATCAACTTCTTCTGTTTGCTTTGCAGTATTCTCTCCTGTCCAGCGAGACGCAACAAGGCGACCCAACTCTTCCTTTGATAACCCCTCAGTATTTTCAGATACATCATTTCCCTAAGGTGGCAAAGGTGAAAACCAATAAGCTTATGCTTAAAGAACTCCAGGAACAAGGAAgttgaaaatgcaaaattttagGGATGCGACAATTTCAGATTCCAAGAAAATTGAGAATcagaaaatactttttattgCTGGCTAAAGTTTCATGTGGAGCCTCCTCTTTCAAAATTTCATCTTCAAAGTACTAATAACCATATTATCGTATGTTTGTCGTATATATAAGttttcaatataaatataaatattttcacTCTGAGAAGCAACATAATAGTTTATAGAACAGTTAGgttataaacaaacaaacagctacttataaataaatacataaataaattaacagaCAAACAACTAAAGCAATTAACAGAGGACATCAAAGAGTAAAATTATATTTCCAATCAAATAGAATTGGAGCGAAAAATATCAAGATAGTGGCTTCATGAGGAGACACCTTGCTTCCAGAATCAGGTGAAACTGCAGACTCTTCCTTTGCTTCTGCTGCAGGCTAGATTGAGATAAATGGATAAGATATGGAAGTTCACTCTATATCTACTTGGGAAGATATGGAAGATTACTCCTCTCTACACTTATATTTTGGGAAGAGAAATGCAACTGCATGGAATGTTGATTTACCTGTTCTACTTCATTAACCAGGGATCCTTCACTTCCTGGAGTATCACTGTTCTCAACTTCGGCTGCTGGCTCATCATTGTCCTTAGCCACATCCTAATAAAGGCTGTGAATGAGAAACTAGTAGAAACAAATTATTTGCAATTGAATAATGAATATGATCACAGGCCAATCATGGGTAAATTCACATCAATGTACACACTCTATTATACAGAGATGTTTGTGGTTTTATCCAGGTACAGACACCAAAAGGTACATACAACATTTGTGTGACAAATTTGACAGATGTCACATCCCAACCCTAGATTAGTCCAACCTAAATGGATAAAATGTCATTAAACacgttaattaatttttatcaattaatCACCCCAAGTGCAAGAAGTTTCAAAGTGTATCATGTATTTCCCATTCATCTTTCAGCTTAAGTAATTAAAAGGCGAGGGGAATATGGTTGAGTTGATAAAGTGATTTGCCAAATAGCATTTTCAAGCAATTGTGACCCTAAGATTTATACAGAACagaaaaatatatgattaaGTACAAATGTTAAATCTAAATGTTTGTTGAAGTTGAgcataaaattaatgttatagTTTACATGACAACCTGATATGAAGAAGAATCCTCCAAAAGTCCAATCTCGTCGTCATGCATACTATCAGTGGGTTTTTCTTCACTGTCAGTATTCTCCACAGCTGCAGTGTTATCCGGATTAGCTTCCTGCTCAGCTTTGTTTTCTTCCTTATTAGCCTTCTCCTCAGCCTCCTtcctttccttctcttctttttctttctgtaaacgttctttctcctctgccttttcaatttcttctttaCGCTCTGCATTGAAGGTGAAGCAAAATAACAATTACTTGATGGTAAACTCCACATTACCAAACAACCACCTAGAGTATACCCAAGTGATAGAACAGtataatttttatctttactGCAAGATCAACAGCACATGGCTCATCATGTCTCCTTGAGCCCTCTTCATTCCAAATTAGAATGGTTACCATCATCCCCTTATTCTCAAATGTAGCATAACTCCATATGGAAACTTTATGAAGGTTATGCCCTAAATAGAACATCTTCCAATAAGAATTTCTTGATCGCAGACATGGGGTGGTTTGTTTAAATAAGCAATTTTAGGAGCACAAGTCCCTTATTTTTGAAACAAGTTACTATTTTCTAATTGGATATTAACAGATAGGACTCCCACAAAATTCTGGGCCCACCAACTAACATATATgaccatataattaattttctataCCAAATATGAACTTATTCAACTCTGAAAAGTTGGCTACAACCTAGGGTGAATCACATAGTTAGAAACTTAGAACCATACCTTTAAGCTGTTGAACAAGCCCTTTCAGTATTTTCTCCTCGTCTTTTAACTTTGACAGTTCTGCCTCATCTTTGGCTAAACCGAGCTTTGCTCGTTCAACTTCCTGCTTTCGTAAAGTGACCCCCTCTTGATATGTAGCAATCTTTTTCTTCAGCTTATCTCTAGCCACTTTGCCAGCCTCCCAGCACGTATTTGGGCACTTCACCTTACCATCATACTCATCACTCCCATCACAACAATCTACAGATAGTTGAAAATTACTCATATTACAAAGAAAGTTGAGTAAACAGGTGAGTGTAAAATGGGGAAAAATAATAGTTGGGTTGGCAATTTGAGTAATGAAAAATGCACAATGTTCTGGATAGTAATCAAAGAGCAAGGCCAGCTCATCAGGTAAACACAAAAAAAGCAAAGTGTCTGAGCCATGAAGCAAAAAACACTTACCACATATACCATCATTCACTCTAGAAGAATATAAGAAAAGAGGGGCATGTCCTGCATTGCGACAATAGAATTTTCCAGCAGGGCATGCCGATGTACCTGTAACCCACAAAAGAAAATGTGAGCAGAAATACAGGAAAaagatggagaagaagaagaagatatctttcataacaaaataaattacagCAATTCCTGTTTCAAAGTGCAATGATAAAAGAAATATGACGGACCTCTAATTCCATCTATGATTAATGAAGATGGACCCTCAGTGCAGCACAAGTAAACAAGCAAACCACAGACAGTGATATGGTAATGTCATGCCAACAGTTTTTTCTATGATTTATGATCAAAAGACACCACTCAAATGAACCACATTCCAAAATGTTACAGAAAGACAATGttatgataaaaacaaaatacccaTTTGGTCAAAATGGCTCAATCATaccaatttggtaaaaaaataaatcaatcaaggagagagagagagagagagtaaagaaagcaagcaagaaagaaagaaagagaaaatagagggaaggaatgaagagagagagagagaggaaccaGGCTCGTCAGTGCCATCAGGGCAATCGCAGAAGTCATCGTTGAGCTGGGCTTTGCTGAATTTCTTGGATCCATCCTTACATTTTATTAAATCCGAGGACGTCTTGTAATACTTCTCATCTGTAGTAATGaacaaaactaaattaaaaatgaaaaaagaagaagaagcaggaaCAGAAAGattttggaaagaaacaatggaccGACCTTCCGGAGCAATTCCGATAAAAGGGTCTTTGAGAGATGCCGATACTGATCTAACCGCAACCGGAGATCCCAGAAAAAACACGCACAGCATAAGTGAAATGAAACCCAGAGCCATATTTAGCTTCATCTTCTTCTGCCCAGTGCACCCAAATCAGTTCCAGCGATAGCGAGAGAGCAATAGGACTTGGCGAAGAACTGGTTAAGCAGGCACTGGAAAAGTTTTGCGCTTAGGGTACAACTTAACCCAATGGGTTAAATAATTCGCTCCATTAATTACATTTACCATCCATTCTCTTCCCCTCGTTCTTAGCAATTTTTGATACAAATTTAATACGAAATTAGAGAATTAATAACCTATAGTTATGATCcgtttataattttatacttataCTTTAACtcatttgcaaatttttttttttacatgtccacataagagggaaATGAGAATTCGAATTAatgacatccgcttcattaggcatagtcccaaccgattgagctacct from Corylus avellana chromosome ca10, CavTom2PMs-1.0 includes:
- the LOC132164049 gene encoding glucosidase 2 subunit beta, encoding MKLNMALGFISLMLCVFFLGSPVAVRSVSASLKDPFIGIAPEDEKYYKTSSDLIKCKDGSKKFSKAQLNDDFCDCPDGTDEPGTSACPAGKFYCRNAGHAPLFLYSSRVNDGICDCCDGSDEYDGKVKCPNTCWEAGKVARDKLKKKIATYQEGVTLRKQEVERAKLGLAKDEAELSKLKDEEKILKGLVQQLKERKEEIEKAEEKERLQKEKEEKERKEAEEKANKEENKAEQEANPDNTAAVENTDSEEKPTDSMHDDEIGLLEDSSSYQDVAKDNDEPAAEVENSDTPGSEGSLVNEVEQPAAEAKEESAVSPDSGSKGNDVSENTEGLSKEELGRLVASRWTGENTAKQTEEVDATKDNDHEEMPGGTHGEESDGYASETDNDNGRYDDDNDDVEDEVDEDFREEDHDESSSSYNFDSEIESDLSDITTPSNPSWLEKIQKTVQNVLRAVNLFQTPVNQSEAAHVRKEYDESSAKLSKIESRISSLSQKLKHDFGPEKEFYSFYGRCFEGKENKYVYKVCPYKQASQEEGHTTTRLGRWNKFEDAYRVMIFSNGDKCWNGPDRSLKVKLRCGLQNEVADVDEPSRCEYVALLSTPALCLEEKLKELQHKLELMNKEQPQNHDEL